The stretch of DNA CGGACACTTTTCGCGGAACTACCCTTGAATACGGGGGCAGGGTAATCAAACATACGCTTGACGGCTCCATATCCCCGTTCAGGGAAGGGACGACATCTTCGGACACTTCAGTAGATGTAGATGACACCGTGGAAGGCTATCCTTTTACCCCGCAGGTAAACGGATATTCGACGACGTTATTCCCGAATACCGGTGGTTTTCAGAATACGCAATTTTTCGGCGTCTGCAACTTCGAACCTAACTGCGTTTATTTCTTCATGTATCCTGAGAAGTTTATGGGATTTGACACTGAAGACAGCCAGTACGGCTATGGAGAAGGATCAGTCGTACACATAACGGTTGTCCACAAACCCAGCGGCACTGCAATATTCGATAAGGATGTGACGGTCAAATGGTAAACACAGATACAAAAAAAGAGGCTGTATCTCCTGTCGTGGGAGTAATGCTGATGCTCGTAGTGACGATCATTATTGCCGCAGTAGTTTCAGGGTTCGGAACCGGTATGATCGGAGATACTCCTACGGCGACTCCCGCTTCGGTTAGGTACGTGGGCATCAGTCCCGGCGGTACGGACAAGGTACTCGACGACGGATTCGTCGGTCTGATCTTTGAAGTTACCGGCGGTTCGATTGATCTCGAAAAGCTTAAATTTTATATTTACGGCAGTGATTACGGAGGCGGCGGAGAGGCCTACATGACATACAACGATGTTCCGTGGAGCAAATATCATATCGGCGGAGAAGGATCAAATGCAAACCAGCTGAAATATCAGTTTAACAATCCCGGAGAAGGTACGCTTGCGTATGATCCCGATGAATTCTACTCGAGCCGTATGATGAAATTTACGAACCTCGACTATACGGGTGAAGGCATGTGCCCCGGCGAGACCATACTGACCACTGGCGACAGGTTCATCCTGTTCTTCGAATATTTCACGCCACAAACGGCGACGAGCTATTCAGTGTCCCCCCCGACACTCGGATTCGGAATGCACCGGAATACCGGAACCGGAGCAAGTACCGCATTCCAGAGCGGAGCGGTATATGCAAACGGCGACGGACAGGGCATTCTCTCAGGCCTTGACGGAACGGTATACTGGGATGGTTACCTGAAAGCTTCAGATATCATCTGATATCCAGGTACAATAACATTTTTATTAACTCCTTTTTTATATCGGGAGAGAAATCCTGATCTTTTAACTATTAATTGGTTAGGAAAGTCTTTCTTAAGAAATAAATAATCAACGCGAATATTTAAGTGAAAAAAAGCTCAGCATATCCTCAAACCCTGAAAGAAACCCCTCTTTAAACTTTTTCAGCAGGGAATAATTTATGAAAGTTTTATTAAGTTAAATCAACTAATATTGTTATACACATGTACCTGATGGTCTGGACAAAAGCATCCATGTAAAAATGTGTAGGGGGCTTTTAAAAAGCAATCGGAAAACGAGAAGGAAAAGGCCATGATGGTTAAAAGAACTCATGAAGAAATTACATCAATTTTAATGGAAACCCTGCAAAAAAGCAGATATGGTCTGACGATCGCCGATGTTGTTCGTGAAACGGGTATAAGCAGAAATACCGTTGGCAAGTATCTCACTATTCTCTGTACCCTGGGCCAGGTGGAAATGCACATCGTGGGGCCGGCACAGGTGTACAACCTGTCGAACCGGATTCCCATAACCAAAGTCTGGCTTGAAAAAGTTCCATTCCCATACGTTCTTATCTCCGCCGAGGGAAGGATCAGGGACTTAAACAGCAAACTGTGTGAACTGTTCACGATTGAGAGAAAAAAACTGACCGGTGAAAAAATGACCGAGTCCGGTATCGAAGTGTTTGAAAAAATTGCGGGGTCGTCGGATTACAATCTTGCAGTTCAGGGAAAGATCAAAAAAGAGACCGAATTTGAGTTGATCGAGGCGGACGGCATAATTTACACGGCATGGACATATCCTGTCGTGCTTTATGACGGAAGCTACGGGATAATCAGTTCCCTGGCACCGCAAAAAACAGAATGAATTATAATAATCATGGTACCTTCAGGACAAAAGGTCCAGTAGAATTAAACTGAAAATGGAGGAACCTGATTTTTATTTCCATGTACTGAACTACAAAAATTAAGAATAATTGAATTTACGAGAGTCACCTGATGCCCCGGCATCACCTCTTTTTCATTTACCTGTTGCAGGTCTTTCTTAACTCGTTTATGAAGTGGCTTATCTGGAGATTGTCATTTATCTTCTTCTCGACAAAACGCTCGAGCATGCTTTTTCTTATCTGGAGATTGTACTCAAGTATCTCGTCATCCCACCCGTGAGTATACGCGATGTCATCCAAAATCCTGGATCTTTTTTGATTTTTAGTAAATTTATCATTTATATGATCCCACTTATAGATCTCATTCCACCTGATATCCCCATCATTCACGATCATCTCATTGATCGAAAGACAGCGCCGGAAACCATGCCCTTCATCAAACTGAAGTCCCTGAATAATCATAAGATCGAGTGCACCGAACATGACACGCGGAACATTTATCGGCTCATGTGTAAGCCTGTTGATGGCTTCACTTACGCCGCCGGCATGAAGGGTCGAATAAGTAGTATGGCCGGTATTCATAGCCTGAAACAGTGTCTGTGCTTCTGAACCCCTTACCTCTCCCACGATTATATACTCCGGACGCTGCCTCAGGGCTGCCTTGAGAAGCATGAACATATCGACATCGGATTCCGTGGCAGAGATACCCGTATCTCTTGTTCTCATGGCAAGCCAGTTTTCGTGCGGGAGCTGGATCTCTCTCGTATCCTCGATAGAGACAATTTTTGCAATCGGCGGAATGAAGAAGGATGTGGCATTCATCGTCGAAGTCTTCCCCGATGCAGTGCCTCCTACGATAATTATGCTCTTGTTGTTCTCAACTGCAAGCCAGATGAAAGCCATTAACTCTGCATCATATGTCCCAATCGAGATAAGATCCGCAGGAGTCATGGGATCTGTCTTAAATTTTCGGATTGTAAAGGAACTTCCTTTCGACGATACTATATCACTGTACGTTATCTGTGCCCTCGCACCTGTCGGGAGAGCGGCATCGATTATCGGCGTTGTCAGGGAGAGTTGTTTGTCCGCTTTCTGGGCAAGTTTGAGAACATATTTATTCAGCTCAATATTGTCGAAAACGAGATTCGTCCTGAGATTGGAATACTTGCGATGGAAGATATACAATGGGATGTTCGCACCGTTGCAGGTAATATCTTCGATATTTTCATCATTCATCATCGGATCGAGCTTACCGTAACCGGTAAAATTCCTCTGCAGGTAATAGATCAGGATATCAGTCCTTTCATCGCTTATTGATGGATTAAAGGATTTTATAGCTTTCCGGACAAATTCAGGATCAACTGTCAGATCTCCTTTCGGTTTAGGAGAATCAAATACCAGGGCTGTTCGAAGGTACTCATAAGTCTCTTCAAGAACAATCAGCTCCTCTTTCGTTATCTTCGGCTCGATAATCGTGTAAGTCAGATCGAACTCCCAGTTCTTCACAATCTTTACATATGAAAAGGGCGGCTTCAGCCAGTATCGCTCAACAACCCAGTCAATCTCTTCCTCTGTCAATTCCGGGAGTAAGTATTCAGTATCCAGATAATCCTTCAGGATTTCATCAATCTTTTCATTGACAGTGTTTTTTCCGTGATCAACGGGTTCCTGTTCCTCACTGTCAGAGTCCGGCCGATCACAGGTTTTGACATCCCGCCTAATTTTCAGCCTGGTTTTAAAAGAGTGAGCAGACCCACCTTCTCCGACCGGTTTTTTGGAAATTCTGGATTTTAAAATATCTTTCTTACCATTTTCATAATTATCTGTAATATTTACATTTTCACCGGCTTCCGGGAGAATGGGATTCTCTTCTTCCGGTTTTGCCGGATGTGACAGCAGTGGAATTTTCATATAATTTCACCTCGAGATCAAAGGAACATTTATTGATCCGCCCTCCCCCATCAGAATCAAATTGTATTCGAAAAGCAGCTTCCTAAAATCGCCCGGATAACCATAGGACCGGATTATCGGCCGGATAATTATTATAAAGCTTACCTGACAGAATATCTGAACAATATATCAAATTAATTTTAAATATATCTTTTTTATTTGTTTTGCAACAGGAGAGATCGTCTGGCAAAAATAACTTGAAATGCCCTAAATTTTCACTGCACAGGCCACATAAGCGCATTAAGAACGGGCATTCCCGGATCAACAAAAATAAATTTTCACAAACACAACATATATTTATCCGATGTTTTGCAGTTCCCGTTATTATTGCTGAAAGTCGAACAGCAGGTGTTTTAATTGACTGATAATATTTCTGAAAATATAGACAATAACAAAGATCCCGTCCTGATATTTGAAACGGCCGGGAAAGAGAAGATATACCGGTGCGACACTTCCATTGTCGTCAGACTCCCCCCGAATAGAAATGCATTGACGGTTTCCGAGCTCAACGGAGGTTACAGGGAGGATCTCGAAGCCGTATTCAATCACCAGCCGAAGCCCTCGCAGGGAAAGCACAGCTGCTGCAATCTCGAAGGAAACAGCGTTCCGGAGTACCTGAAGATCACGGCAGTACGTCTCGGATTGGATCCGGCCAAATCAACAGGAATGATGACGGCGGCAAATATGAAGAATGCCGCAGTCTCGAACAAAAGTTTCAGGGATATCGATGTAACCGCAATCGTCACGGCAGGGATCGAGGTCAACGGCGGAAGAGCAGGAGATCCTGCTTCCTTTTACGAGGAGGACTGCGAATTCGAACAGATCTGCGGGACGATAATTACAATACTCATAATAAATGCAAATCTTCCCGATAGCACTCTTGCAAGGGCAATCGTAACGGCAACCGAGGCGAAGACGGTTGCCATCCAGCAGCTCATGGCCCCGAGCAGGTATTCGAATGGTATTGCGACAGGTTCGGGAACGGACCAGATATCAGTCATCTCAAACCTTGAGAGCAAAAACAGGCTCCAGAATGCAGGCAAGCACTCCAAACTAGGGGAGCTTATCGGCAGGTGCGTAATAGAGGCGACCACCAAGGCACTTGAAAAGCAGAGCGGCCTTTGTCCCGAGTCACAGAGAGACATGATGGTGAGGCTCGAAAGATTCGGGATTGATGAAAAGAAGATCTGGAGTATTGCATCGCGCCTCGAAGGAGAGAACAGGAGATCGGTCTTCATAAAAAACCTGAGGGAATTTTCAAAAAATCCCGATGTTGTAGCGATGACCGCGTCCCTGCTTCACATTCAGGACGAGATAAACTGGGGTCTGACCCCGGAGCTTTCAGGAAAAAGAACAGCAATATCGATTATGAAAACCCTGCCGGAGCTTGCCGGGGCGAAAAAACGCCCGCAGTCCGATATCCTGCTTGATGAAAGGGTCGCGATAATCGAAAACTGGATCAGGATCGTTTCCTGGTGCATAAAAAACGGCATTTGAGGTTTATCATGAGCAAAGATAACCCGGTTTATCCCTTCTCCGCCATAGTGGGGCAGGAGGATATGAAAGACGCACTCCTCGTCAATGTAGTCGACCCTTCCATAGGGGGAGTCCTGATCCGGGGTGAAAAAGGGACTGCTAAATCGACCGCAGTTAGGGCGACAGCCGACCTGCTCCCCGAAAAAAAAGTAATTAAAGACTGCATCTTTCACTGCGAAGCGGGACAGACCAGGTACCTCTGCCCTTCATGCAGGGAGCTGATCGAATCCGGCAGAGTCCCTGAATATGAATACACCAGGATGCGTGTCGTAGAGCTTCCGGTAAGCGCAACGGAGGATCGGGTGGCAGGAACCCTCGACATAGAACACGCGATTACAAAAGGCAAAAAGAAGTTCGAGCCCGGAGTTCTCGCCTCCGCCAACGGGAATATCCTTTACGTCGACGAGGTGAATCTGCTCGACGACCATATCGTCGATCTACTTCTCGATGCCGCGGCGATGGGCGTCAACTTCGTCGAACGCGAGGGGATATCCTACTCCCACCCGTCACGGTTCATCCTCGTCGGGACCATGAACCCCGAGGAGGGAGACCTGCGGCCACAGCTTCTAGACAGGTTCGGCCTCTCGGTGAACGTCGAAGGTGAGAAAGAGATAGCCACAAGAACGGAGATCATCAGGAGAATACTGGATTTCGAGAGAGATCCGGAAAAGTTCTGTGAATCCTATGAACCGATGCAGCAGGAGATTCGTGATCGTATTGAAGGAGCGAAGACGATCCTTGGGGAGATCGAACCTGACGATCATCTACTTGAGACCGCGGTAAAGATCTCTCTCCTCCTCGGTGTCGACGGGCACAGGTCCGATATCACCTTTGTAAAGACAGCAGTGGCTTTCGCCGCACTCGGCGGAAGAGATGAGATCGTGCGGGACGATCTTATCAGGGCCGCAGGGCTGGCACTACCGCACAGGACGAGAAGGCTTCCGTTCGAAGACGTAAAACCGGAATTCGACAAAGTAAAAACGGTCATCTCGGAGTGTTACGGCAAGTGAACGAATATCCCGTTTTCCCTTTTCCGGCCATAGTGGGAAACGACTCGGCGAAGAAGGCGATACTCTGCATTCTCTTAAACGAGGATCTTAAAGGGCTGCTCATTACCGGCGGCTGCGGTTCCGCTAAAACGACCCTCGCAAGATCTGCCGGGAAAATATCGGACGGTAAAAGCACAACAATTATTCCGCAGAATACGACAGGGGAGAGGCTCTTCGGCTCCATAGATATTGAAAATGCGATAACTGAAGGAAAAATCAGCATTACAAAGGGAATTCTCGTGGAAAGCGACCGGAGGATAGTCGTTGTTGACGATATCAACCTCTTCGATGAGAAGATTATCCACACAATACTGGATACCGCCGGTTCCGGGAACCTTCTGCTTGAGAGAGACGGATTTTCGGAAAACATCCGGACCCGCTACATTCTTGTCGCGACTATGGACCCTGAAGAGGGCAGACTGTCATCCCGGATACTCGACAGGTTCGACCTTTGCGTAGAGACCGAAAGGATAGAAGACGAATCTGCCAGGTTAAAAATTATCAAGAGCTGCATGGCCTTCGAGAAGGATCCCGTTTCCTTTTCGAAAGAATACTCCCCTGAGATTGAAGAACTCAGGGAAAATATCAGAAAGGCTAAGGAGAGACTCCCCTTCGTGACGATTCCCGGGTCACTGATAGAACTGATATCGGAATTATGCATAGAACTGAATGTCTCCGGGCAGAGGGGAGACATCGCGCTTGCAAAAACAGCCAAAACTCTTGCTGCAATAGACGGAAGAGACAACGTCGTCTTTGAAGACATCAGGCAGGCCGCCCTCCTGGCGCTGGAGCACAGGAGAAGAAGTCCTCCCCCGGGCAGTCCTCAGCGAAATCCCCCGGATGAATCCGAACCGGAGGATAGGAGAGAGAACGAAAATAATCGCGACGATGAGGAGAGGCCAGGGAAAGGTAACGACAAAAATGCTGAAAACCGGGAAGATCTGCCAGATCACGGCAACCGTGAAAGCCCGGAAAACACCCCCTGGGAACCGGGAGAGGCACCACCCGAACAGGTATTTGAGATCGGGTCGGCATTCAACATAATCGAATTCCTGGACGAACATTCACTGTCGCGACTGAGATCAGGTAATCCGGGAAGCGGCCGCAGGCGAAGAAGCACCAGTAGCGACAGTAGCGGACGTTACGTTTCGTACAGGCATCGCGACAGGAATAAGAACGACATCGCAATCGACGCAACATTAAGAGCCGCCGCACCTTTCCAGACCGCGAGGGACCGGAATGGGCTAGCAATAAAGGTCGACAGGGAGGACCTGAGGGAGAAGGTCAGGGAAAAGAGGACCGGCGACATCATCCTCTTCCTTGTCGACGCCAGCGGTTCGATGGGTGTAAAAAAGAGAATGGTGGCCGTGAAAGGGGCTGTTCTCTCTCTTTTGAACGATGCATACCAGAAGAGGGACACGGTCGGGCTCATGATATTCAGGAGAAAAGAGGCGACCCTTCTCCTTCCCCCGACCAGGAGTACGGATCTCGCACATAAGTTGCTGAAAGAGATCCCGACCGGGGGAAGAACCCCTCTTTCGGAAGGTGTCGCCTCAGCTGTGAGACTTCTCTCACAGGGGCGATACTCAAAATCCACGGATTCGAAGACGATCGTTATACTGACGGACGGCAGGGCGAACTACTCCGGATCGGGCAGGAACCCGTATGAAGAGATGAGAATGACAGCCCTTGCTGCATCTGAAAAGAAGATCCGGTTCGTCGTCGTCGATACAGAGGAGGGATTTCCAAGGCTGGATTTTGCAATCGCACTCGCATCCGAACTCGGCGCCACCTACCTCCGCCTCGACGAACTCGACAGCAGAAAACTCGCACAATCGATAGAGACTATTGTAAAAAAAGGAGCACAACCATGTTTAAAGAACTGATAAACTTTTCAATATACGAGTACGACTTCAATAAATTCGACGACAACTGGGACAACCTCAGGGATTTAATGAAGAGGCAGCAGATAGACGGCATAGAACTCCTCGTCAACTTCGAAGAGGTTCCTGAGAGGATACCGGCTGACATCGTATCTTCGGTCCACCTCCCGTCTTTCATGGGATGGTACAGGTTGTGGGAGGATCAAAACTTCAGGATTCCCGAAGAGATCCCGGAAGAATCGGTGAAATATTTTTACGGCGGATACAGCAGGGAAGAGGTCGTATCGAACTTCTGCGAATCCATCACATATGCGTCTGTCCTGGAACCCGAATACGGCGTATTTCATGCGGCCTATACCGAGATCGGTACCGCTTTCCAAAAAATCCAGCCCTATTCAGACAGGGAGATCCTCAAAGGAACAGCAGAATTCCTGAATGAAGTCGCATCCAGCTTCCCCGGAGGAGAGCCTCCTTTCGATATCTATATAGAAAATCTCTGGTACCCGGGACTTACGTTTCTCGATCCGGAAGCCGCATCGGATTTCACAGGGATGCTTGAATTTAAAAACTGGAAGCTCCTGCTGGACACCGGCCATCTGATGAACGCGACCGGTTCGTCGGTCGAAGAGGAGAGATCAATAGAAGCGGTCCTGGATCTGCTCGGGAGGCTTGACGAAGAGACCATAGACAGCATAGCCGGAATCCACCTTCACCTCAGCACATCCGGCGATTACCTGGAGAAGATCGAGGAGCCGGAGAATTACCGGAATATGACACTCGACGAGAAGTATGCGCACATATACGAACTTCTCAAGAACGTGGATCAGCACCGCCCCTTCTCCTCGGAAAGATGCAGGGAGATTGTGAATTTCATCTCCCCGGATTTTGTGACCCACGAACTCCCGGGAATGACAGCGGAGGAGATCGAGAGCAGGATTGCCCAGCAGGTCAACTCGCTTCGCAAAACCTGAATTTTATTTGAATACAATTT from Methanolacinia petrolearia DSM 11571 encodes:
- a CDS encoding type IV pilin N-terminal domain-containing protein, which encodes MMAKIKNRAKTSFSFIREDEAVSPVVGVMLMLVVTIIIAAVVSGFSSGIVDTTEKSPTVSYEFTIKAGDTADTATKADGYPIELRVLAGDTVPSEDLQIVTTYTVPDTFRGTTLEYGGRVIKHTLDGSISPFREGTTSSDTSVDVDDTVEGYPFTPQVNGYSTTLFPNTGGFQNTQFFGVCNFEPNCVYFFMYPEKFMGFDTEDSQYGYGEGSVVHITVVHKPSGTAIFDKDVTVKW
- a CDS encoding type IV pilin N-terminal domain-containing protein, translating into MVNTDTKKEAVSPVVGVMLMLVVTIIIAAVVSGFGTGMIGDTPTATPASVRYVGISPGGTDKVLDDGFVGLIFEVTGGSIDLEKLKFYIYGSDYGGGGEAYMTYNDVPWSKYHIGGEGSNANQLKYQFNNPGEGTLAYDPDEFYSSRMMKFTNLDYTGEGMCPGETILTTGDRFILFFEYFTPQTATSYSVSPPTLGFGMHRNTGTGASTAFQSGAVYANGDGQGILSGLDGTVYWDGYLKASDII
- a CDS encoding type II/IV secretion system ATPase subunit; protein product: MKIPLLSHPAKPEEENPILPEAGENVNITDNYENGKKDILKSRISKKPVGEGGSAHSFKTRLKIRRDVKTCDRPDSDSEEQEPVDHGKNTVNEKIDEILKDYLDTEYLLPELTEEEIDWVVERYWLKPPFSYVKIVKNWEFDLTYTIIEPKITKEELIVLEETYEYLRTALVFDSPKPKGDLTVDPEFVRKAIKSFNPSISDERTDILIYYLQRNFTGYGKLDPMMNDENIEDITCNGANIPLYIFHRKYSNLRTNLVFDNIELNKYVLKLAQKADKQLSLTTPIIDAALPTGARAQITYSDIVSSKGSSFTIRKFKTDPMTPADLISIGTYDAELMAFIWLAVENNKSIIIVGGTASGKTSTMNATSFFIPPIAKIVSIEDTREIQLPHENWLAMRTRDTGISATESDVDMFMLLKAALRQRPEYIIVGEVRGSEAQTLFQAMNTGHTTYSTLHAGGVSEAINRLTHEPINVPRVMFGALDLMIIQGLQFDEGHGFRRCLSINEMIVNDGDIRWNEIYKWDHINDKFTKNQKRSRILDDIAYTHGWDDEILEYNLQIRKSMLERFVEKKINDNLQISHFINELRKTCNR
- a CDS encoding adenosylcobinamide amidohydrolase encodes the protein MTDNISENIDNNKDPVLIFETAGKEKIYRCDTSIVVRLPPNRNALTVSELNGGYREDLEAVFNHQPKPSQGKHSCCNLEGNSVPEYLKITAVRLGLDPAKSTGMMTAANMKNAAVSNKSFRDIDVTAIVTAGIEVNGGRAGDPASFYEEDCEFEQICGTIITILIINANLPDSTLARAIVTATEAKTVAIQQLMAPSRYSNGIATGSGTDQISVISNLESKNRLQNAGKHSKLGELIGRCVIEATTKALEKQSGLCPESQRDMMVRLERFGIDEKKIWSIASRLEGENRRSVFIKNLREFSKNPDVVAMTASLLHIQDEINWGLTPELSGKRTAISIMKTLPELAGAKKRPQSDILLDERVAIIENWIRIVSWCIKNGI
- a CDS encoding ATP-binding protein — protein: MSKDNPVYPFSAIVGQEDMKDALLVNVVDPSIGGVLIRGEKGTAKSTAVRATADLLPEKKVIKDCIFHCEAGQTRYLCPSCRELIESGRVPEYEYTRMRVVELPVSATEDRVAGTLDIEHAITKGKKKFEPGVLASANGNILYVDEVNLLDDHIVDLLLDAAAMGVNFVEREGISYSHPSRFILVGTMNPEEGDLRPQLLDRFGLSVNVEGEKEIATRTEIIRRILDFERDPEKFCESYEPMQQEIRDRIEGAKTILGEIEPDDHLLETAVKISLLLGVDGHRSDITFVKTAVAFAALGGRDEIVRDDLIRAAGLALPHRTRRLPFEDVKPEFDKVKTVISECYGK
- a CDS encoding VWA domain-containing protein; translation: MNEYPVFPFPAIVGNDSAKKAILCILLNEDLKGLLITGGCGSAKTTLARSAGKISDGKSTTIIPQNTTGERLFGSIDIENAITEGKISITKGILVESDRRIVVVDDINLFDEKIIHTILDTAGSGNLLLERDGFSENIRTRYILVATMDPEEGRLSSRILDRFDLCVETERIEDESARLKIIKSCMAFEKDPVSFSKEYSPEIEELRENIRKAKERLPFVTIPGSLIELISELCIELNVSGQRGDIALAKTAKTLAAIDGRDNVVFEDIRQAALLALEHRRRSPPPGSPQRNPPDESEPEDRRENENNRDDEERPGKGNDKNAENREDLPDHGNRESPENTPWEPGEAPPEQVFEIGSAFNIIEFLDEHSLSRLRSGNPGSGRRRRSTSSDSSGRYVSYRHRDRNKNDIAIDATLRAAAPFQTARDRNGLAIKVDREDLREKVREKRTGDIILFLVDASGSMGVKKRMVAVKGAVLSLLNDAYQKRDTVGLMIFRRKEATLLLPPTRSTDLAHKLLKEIPTGGRTPLSEGVASAVRLLSQGRYSKSTDSKTIVILTDGRANYSGSGRNPYEEMRMTALAASEKKIRFVVVDTEEGFPRLDFAIALASELGATYLRLDELDSRKLAQSIETIVKKGAQPCLKN
- a CDS encoding TIM barrel protein is translated as MFKELINFSIYEYDFNKFDDNWDNLRDLMKRQQIDGIELLVNFEEVPERIPADIVSSVHLPSFMGWYRLWEDQNFRIPEEIPEESVKYFYGGYSREEVVSNFCESITYASVLEPEYGVFHAAYTEIGTAFQKIQPYSDREILKGTAEFLNEVASSFPGGEPPFDIYIENLWYPGLTFLDPEAASDFTGMLEFKNWKLLLDTGHLMNATGSSVEEERSIEAVLDLLGRLDEETIDSIAGIHLHLSTSGDYLEKIEEPENYRNMTLDEKYAHIYELLKNVDQHRPFSSERCREIVNFISPDFVTHELPGMTAEEIESRIAQQVNSLRKT